Proteins encoded in a region of the Bradyrhizobium sp. CB3481 genome:
- a CDS encoding TetR/AcrR family transcriptional regulator, translating into MQSSAAVPDLPGVTPSRQQRSRETTAALLQAGAEMLRTHSLAELSIETLCRKVGATVGAFYSRFASKDAYFNALIELAARDGAGRLSRMKDDARLAGADLTERSRLLVRGTTNWIRNHEGVLRAALQHDDTRPDRWSTFKALARANVADATPILLAAMGPGNKPAKTRAIAFGFQVVLGTLVNAILNDPGPLSVHDREMEERLAGCLLLLLQAEMTARPAAASARKRRGGRK; encoded by the coding sequence ATGCAATCCTCGGCGGCCGTACCTGACCTTCCCGGCGTCACCCCGTCGCGGCAGCAGCGCAGCCGCGAGACCACCGCCGCGCTGCTCCAGGCCGGGGCGGAGATGTTGCGTACGCATAGCCTTGCGGAGTTGTCGATCGAGACGCTGTGCCGGAAGGTCGGCGCCACCGTCGGCGCCTTCTACAGCCGGTTCGCAAGCAAGGACGCCTATTTCAACGCGCTGATCGAACTCGCCGCGCGCGACGGCGCGGGCCGCCTGTCACGGATGAAGGACGATGCGCGCCTCGCCGGCGCTGATCTCACAGAGCGCAGCCGCCTCCTCGTCCGCGGCACCACCAATTGGATCCGCAACCATGAAGGCGTGCTGCGGGCCGCCCTTCAGCACGACGACACCCGGCCGGACCGCTGGTCCACCTTCAAGGCGCTGGCGCGCGCCAATGTGGCTGATGCCACGCCGATCCTGCTCGCCGCCATGGGCCCAGGCAACAAGCCGGCGAAAACCCGCGCCATCGCCTTCGGCTTTCAGGTCGTGCTGGGCACGCTGGTCAACGCCATCCTCAACGACCCCGGCCCGCTCTCGGTGCACGACCGCGAGATGGAGGAACGGCTGGCGGGCTGCCTCTTGCTGCTGCTGCAGGCGGAGATGACGGCAAGGCCGGCCGCCGCGTCAGCGCGCAAGCGGCGCGGAGGCAGGAAGTGA
- a CDS encoding ThuA domain-containing protein gives MRKAMIVWGGWPGHDPDLCASMIRTWLRAEGFEVRIETTTAAFADPAIHDLSLIIPIYTMSKIEKAEALNLCEAVRGGVGLAGHHGGMCDAFRDSVDYQFLCGGQWVAHPGNIIDYKVDLTKPDDPIMKGLKSFEHRSEQYYMHVDPANEVLATTTFTGEHAPWIDGVVMPVVWKKRYGEGRVFYSSLGHRAYELDVPEIRTLMIRGMLWAARE, from the coding sequence ATGCGCAAGGCAATGATTGTGTGGGGCGGTTGGCCGGGACATGATCCCGATCTCTGTGCCTCGATGATCCGCACCTGGCTCAGGGCGGAAGGATTTGAGGTGCGGATCGAGACCACGACGGCGGCATTCGCCGATCCCGCGATCCACGATCTGTCGTTGATCATCCCGATCTATACCATGTCGAAGATCGAGAAGGCCGAAGCGCTCAATCTCTGCGAGGCAGTGCGCGGCGGCGTAGGGCTCGCAGGCCATCACGGCGGCATGTGCGATGCGTTCCGTGATTCCGTCGACTACCAGTTCCTGTGCGGCGGGCAATGGGTCGCGCATCCCGGCAACATCATCGACTACAAGGTCGACTTGACGAAGCCGGATGACCCCATCATGAAAGGCCTGAAGAGCTTTGAGCATCGTTCCGAGCAGTACTACATGCATGTCGACCCTGCCAACGAGGTGTTGGCGACGACCACCTTCACCGGCGAGCACGCGCCCTGGATCGACGGCGTGGTGATGCCCGTGGTGTGGAAGAAGCGCTACGGCGAGGGCAGGGTGTTCTATTCCTCGCTCGGCCACCGTGCCTATGAGCTTGACGTTCCCGAGATCCGGACGTTGATGATCCGCGGCATGCTGTGGGCGGCGCGCGAATGA
- a CDS encoding LacI family DNA-binding transcriptional regulator encodes MTGAAPQPAVRATLEDVARAAGVSLATVDRVVNRREGVRAKTVARVEAAVAKLGYRADVAAARLARGQTFRFAFVLPTGSNSFMTNLTEQVQRTADWLAGQRGFIDILHVDVFDPDVLAGALETLSPAYQGVAVIALDHPRVRAAIDELVARGVAVVTLVSDAPSSRRLHYVGIDNPAAGRTAATLMGRFLADRKGTVAVIAGSLSLRDHTERHFGFHQILSSEYSNLIALPVSEGRDDAERTRELTAALLARHADLRGIYCCGAGNRGIADALEASGRAREVVWITHELTQYTRRFLVRGTLDAIINQDPGHEARSAARILLAHCSGEPISPDQERIRIDIFLRDNLP; translated from the coding sequence ATGACGGGCGCTGCACCGCAGCCGGCGGTCCGGGCCACGCTCGAGGACGTCGCGCGGGCGGCGGGCGTTTCGCTCGCCACCGTCGATCGCGTCGTCAACCGGCGCGAGGGCGTCCGCGCCAAGACCGTCGCGCGTGTCGAGGCCGCGGTGGCAAAGCTCGGCTACCGCGCCGACGTCGCGGCCGCGCGGCTGGCGCGCGGGCAGACCTTCCGCTTCGCCTTCGTGCTGCCGACCGGCAGCAACAGCTTCATGACCAACCTGACCGAGCAGGTGCAGCGCACTGCGGACTGGCTGGCAGGGCAGCGCGGCTTCATCGATATCCTTCATGTCGACGTGTTCGATCCGGACGTGCTCGCCGGCGCGCTGGAGACTTTGTCGCCGGCCTATCAGGGCGTTGCCGTCATCGCGCTTGATCACCCCAGGGTACGCGCCGCGATCGATGAACTCGTCGCGCGTGGGGTTGCCGTGGTGACGCTGGTGTCAGACGCGCCGAGTTCGCGGCGCCTGCATTATGTCGGTATCGATAATCCGGCCGCGGGGCGGACTGCGGCCACGCTGATGGGACGTTTCCTTGCCGACCGCAAGGGAACGGTCGCCGTGATCGCGGGATCGTTGTCGCTGCGTGATCATACCGAGCGGCACTTCGGCTTCCACCAGATCCTGTCCAGCGAGTATTCGAACCTTATCGCACTCCCGGTCAGCGAGGGGCGCGACGACGCCGAGCGCACGCGGGAACTCACCGCCGCGCTGCTCGCGCGCCATGCCGATCTTCGCGGCATATACTGCTGCGGCGCCGGGAACCGTGGCATCGCCGACGCGCTTGAGGCCTCGGGCCGCGCGCGCGAAGTCGTCTGGATAACCCACGAACTCACCCAGTACACGCGGCGTTTCCTGGTCCGCGGCACGCTCGACGCCATCATCAATCAGGATCCAGGCCACGAGGCGCGGTCTGCGGCGCGTATCCTGCTCGCGCATTGTTCGGGCGAGCCGATCAGTCCGGACCAGGAGCGCATCCGCATCGACATCTTTCTGCGGGACAATCTGCCGTAA